In the Enterococcus rotai genome, TCAAATTGTCGAAAAAAATGCTTCTTGGGTTTTAACTAGTCATCAACAGGAGTATTCAATAATTGCAGAGTTAATCGGTTATCCAATTTCGAGAGAGAATGTACTATCTTTACAAAATAATTTTTTTGAGATTAGTAGGCAATTTGTAGTGAGTGAGGAATATACTAGATTAGATAATGGAATGAAAGAGAAAATCCCACTAGGCGTTTTAGATACTTTTTTTGGTTCTAATGGAATGGCATTTGGGAATACTTTTTATGAAGCTAGTGTTCAAGCATTGTCTGAGATTTTTGAAAGAAATGCAAATAAACAAATTATTGAACAAAATAAAATTGTTCCAACAATTGAAAATTGGGAGCAATATTCAGATAAAGAACTTACAGAAAAAATAAATATTTTATTAGAAAAAGAGTCTTTAAGATTGCTCGTTAAAGATTGTACGTTTAATAATACAATACCTGTTTTAGCAATTATTTTATTTCGAGATAATGGTCAATATTTTGTTAAATTTGGTTCACATTTCACTTTTACAATTGCGCTTGAGCGATGTTTTACTGAATTTTTTCAAGGTAGAAATATTGAAGATTACTTTTGGAAAGATCCAGTGTATTCAAATGATAAGGAGTTTTATCATTTGAATTTACAAAATATAATACGAGATGGCGATGGTTATTATCATTTAGGATTTTTAAATCAGGGAGAAATTTTAAATGAAATTCAGTTTGATTTTGGGACTAATAATGAAACAGCTTACAAAAAATATATTAGCATATTAAAAGAAATGGGACATATTGTTTTATGTAAGGATTACTCAATTGAGAAACAAATTGTGGTAAGATATCTGGTTTCTCAATTTAGCTATGTTGAAGATCAGTTGGATATTTTGCTTAAAAGGTTTGAAAACTATCGCTATCAAACTGAATCCATTTTAAATTTTCTAGAATTATCTTCCCAGAAAAGAAAAAAATTTTTGCATTTTTTGAAAAAAATAAATATTGATGAAAAGCAAAGCATTTTAAGTTTATTAAAAAAACCAATTCCCAAATATTCTGAACTCAGCTTTTTAAATGTACAGTATCTTATTGGGATTGATAAATTATTAGATGGAAACACAACTATTGAAGTAGATAGTTATTTTGTTGAGTCTTCTAAAGTGTATAGAAATTATTTGATGATCAAAGAAAAATTCGCTGTTTTACTTGAGCATAAACGAATCAAGGAGGCAATATACAAGTACTTATTTTTCCCAAAAATTAAAAATGATGATATCTATATTAATTCCCAAAAAATTAGTTATGTAAATGATATTAGAGTACTTCAAAGTAAATTATTGACACAAGGAAAAGATTATTATGCTGACTGATATTGTTTTTTATGAAAACGAGGGCTGGATAGATGTAGCTTTCAAAATTAATGGGCAGTTGGTTCAAGTTAATTCTTCCAGTACAACGGTTAATGATCTATTAAATTATGTTTCTAATACTTCGTGCGAAAAGTTTTTTTTTAAGGTGTTTTCTAATTTAGAGTACAGTAATAGTAGGGCAGTTAGACTTATTGAGTATATAATTAAGCTTATCAAAGATAAGTGGAGTCAGATTCAAATTGATCAAATATTTTTGAAAAAAGTATTTCAATTTGAGCCCAGTTCATATTTTATAAAAGGGATTAACAGTTTTTATACAGGTGTATATTCAGGTATCCCTTTAAAGGTAGTCAAACATATTTACATTAGTGATCAAAAATATGTTTCATACTGGACTTCTTTTGCGAACAATGTGGCAATTAATAGTGCCTTAATTATAGAGGTGGATTCTAGTGGTCTCATGGAGCAAGTTGCTGAAGAATGTGGTACTTTTATGATTCTGCATTTTAAAGTGAAACATATTTTTTATTTGAATTATCCGTTTGGTGTGAATACTTCATTAAATACAACTAATTGGAATTATTTAGATATTAAGAAAAAAATGTTATCTGGCGATGAAATTGAAATAGATGAAATGGTCGGTATTAATCATATGTATTCGTTTTTTGAAAAAGAAGGTGGAACATCTGTTAATCGTCTTCATATTTTAGATGATAATCATTTCAAAGCTAACTTTTTTTACAATCAAGAAATAAAATACTTGGATTTTGAAAATATATTTTTGAAACCTATTGATTATAAATCTCTTATTTTGTACGAAGGTACCCTTTTTTTCCAACAAGCAGAAATTGAAAAAGGTCGATTTTATTTTGGTGATTCTAGTAGTTCTTGTTTTCAAATTATTTGTAAAGAAAAAAGAATAATAGTTGATTTGAGAAATAGCAAGCTTTACAAAGTAAAAAATGAATAGTTAGGAGAAAACTTGTGCATGTAATTGTTGGTGGGAATGGTCCATTAGGAAAAAGATAT is a window encoding:
- a CDS encoding YcaO-like family protein, whose amino-acid sequence is MDRHKEFTAKDTIKNIIQFLEKNKIKVVEKKVKNTAGFYSILIQVQGTTLFTNGKGTTEEYAKASAYGELVERILTGVLFRFHAPLNDQIVEKNASWVLTSHQQEYSIIAELIGYPISRENVLSLQNNFFEISRQFVVSEEYTRLDNGMKEKIPLGVLDTFFGSNGMAFGNTFYEASVQALSEIFERNANKQIIEQNKIVPTIENWEQYSDKELTEKINILLEKESLRLLVKDCTFNNTIPVLAIILFRDNGQYFVKFGSHFTFTIALERCFTEFFQGRNIEDYFWKDPVYSNDKEFYHLNLQNIIRDGDGYYHLGFLNQGEILNEIQFDFGTNNETAYKKYISILKEMGHIVLCKDYSIEKQIVVRYLVSQFSYVEDQLDILLKRFENYRYQTESILNFLELSSQKRKKFLHFLKKINIDEKQSILSLLKKPIPKYSELSFLNVQYLIGIDKLLDGNTTIEVDSYFVESSKVYRNYLMIKEKFAVLLEHKRIKEAIYKYLFFPKIKNDDIYINSQKISYVNDIRVLQSKLLTQGKDYYAD